The following proteins come from a genomic window of Triticum aestivum cultivar Chinese Spring chromosome 6A, IWGSC CS RefSeq v2.1, whole genome shotgun sequence:
- the LOC123130439 gene encoding transcription factor HEC1-like, which translates to MDFDLLMSSSPEAQLALMNTMLQLEQALNDQSMMMGETSPPTSPVQTPSQSLSPPPHVSTTCATADASYFYHQDLQTQAAAAGYAGTGGVHQEYVVSPGAAVFDGAGGTPQGYSSPSSSDAMREMIFHIAALQPVEVDLEAVRPPKRRNVRTSKDPQSVAARLRRERISERIRVLQRLVPGGTKMDTASMLDEAIHYVKFLKSQVQSLELAAAATGAAAHRAAAFAYPALQHAPW; encoded by the coding sequence ATGGACTTTGACCTGCTGATGAGCTCCAGCCCGGAGGCGCAGCTCGCGCTGATGAACACCATGCTTCAGCTGGAGCAGGCGCTCAACGACCAGTCGATGATGATGGGGGAGACGTCGCCGCCGACATCGCCCGTGCAGACCCCCTCGCAAAGCCTCTCGCCTCCGCCGCACGTGTCGACGACCTGCGCGACCGCCGACGCCAGCTATTTTTACCATCAGGACCTGCAGACCCAGGCCGCCGCGGCGGGGTACGCCGGCACCGGCGGCGTGCACCAGGAGTACGTGGTGTCCCCGGGCGCCGCCGTCTTCGATGGCGCCGGCGGCACGCCGCAGGGGTACTCTTCCCCGTCGTCTTCGGACGCGATGCGGGAGATGATCTTCCACATCGCGGCGCTGCAGCCGGTGGAGGTCGACCTGGAGGCGGTGCGCCCGCCGAAGCGCCGCAACGTGCGGACCTCCAAGGACCCGCAGAGCGTGGCGGCGAGGCTGCGGCGGGAGCGCATCAGCGAGCGGATCCGCGTCCTGCAGCGCCTCGTCCCCGGCGGCACCAAGATGGACACCGCCTCCATGCTCGACGAGGCCATCCActacgtcaagttcctcaagtccCAGGTGCAGTCgctcgagctcgccgccgccgccaccggcgcggCCGCCCACCGTGCCGCTGCCTTCGCCTACCCCGCCCTTCAGCACGCGCCGTGGTAG